Proteins found in one Aethina tumida isolate Nest 87 chromosome 1, icAetTumi1.1, whole genome shotgun sequence genomic segment:
- the LOC109604799 gene encoding uncharacterized protein LOC109604799 isoform X2 — MHEIRPLLNYIDGNYFQPPINQQFAPNFNHWPNNNYQARYKNNMDYNNFVRGSGFCQRGRYWSNKRNRWKPRHHLDDVWNPNYEDDEEVDQNQFGPAGINKLQNRSQWSSSGSNFRGRGRSFLHSFSSQSFQRSTLDLDRRAPTTDIEEQVGVIDETNSEDSIKTDINMKNVSIEKQILPEVPEPMETSFTEHPLSKCNKPIGDKTCDNVKVDQPTRENLNENKFTKDSKSINNNTCESFSRCSQSTRYQISEENKYSNTKICDVTKKHDFVDNSKEKLKVKNCDRTEKTDSSKTSIDDHKNLKTDTIKAKDDSTKNLNSYKGDPRLSSANKNKYFCDKIPMPGSKSNSSENLDLQNTIKMVEDNKRNRDTEKGSSKDSTLKNKSNNIIKSESKHGGNKHKEIGEQKKSDLVMKMDKKVKKHQSKHILNKTESVNDNEKKYSHSTKDKQHKPESEASHANNIGKLISKDNIAKPIIKSDHKVDKKVEFKKEKVKDLKVVIKSIDVNTEKVNKLDTTVHVSQDSKIEHSKQKIVQTSNRESLTDNFIQDKEQTGLITIEKDERSECGKKRPSSTSDISHFSKRNKVSQPEKPEVVDAKKFVGRIPIKRRLNMDGDDQKLEILKNSIDEVHVKVARLHGEEIEKPMSLGNYIGTMSKRTFCEPPQLKTKFLSPRKAMHLFGPDYFEDSEDKNQCKDAEKSLETSAKISKPEVNKLNTLKMSSFKIDKGNSGEKGKKDKQDKKEITRSSADRKSTSKESKPNPEENNNKSNEKLLEKRKRGRPKKQVIEDDVKEDLRAEMVKMQQLLDDQVQARRRVEAQLHKEREEAKKNKLEAERKEEERKRTLEKLLMNTVFPTVSEVCIEETVKDFVTPDPEKHVAVELIHPHPQESYFISDPPDFHGSLVKSQRKLVVPKLETIDLSHDDDIVKKEIDKIKSEECVKSVEPCILYRSDESGNENLECLVTSDFVNPNLVSSPQVSKFLSLVDQLANNATEIACLPNESPTNNTVADESTEKSSVDVAPTNEIQEHRVINYNSIVTPEPSRAIDMTVPQLNVLSEYNYVPSTVNRSTSQIQENTSLNVSSKQQLLSEAREYNNESLPLSPQFSDTIKNPNNFVRVAELRSNDADPLETGLEHLCLNKSITNAVQPDHLYSAESQKLKLGNNLGRTTLNDQPAMQHENENEKDLLYNKIGVSIANFLFIMMTQENSKIFILKKSENKKLCESVSRSMHATLDNLNLQLGQAPNIHNIVMATQKSLQKQFNVKRESVPPLTIYIFLYDMIKSLPNNFACSDWTRCFRETLITTMTCITQHLHLKKNPRENKNSNIGFTSKQRNTLLKMIHKYNASVEFVRSFNRRSRSVIRAPVLSTQVQNNIQTTDIRLQQTSVTSNHNPKMSNMPQFMNSVVENQTFSTQKKVTSPLTFHNFIPPPVYSSQSAITRTNSLTKLNMVQMTKSAALETPPYSPVSQSNPLRLELLRRRHSSSISPSQPHTPEYQDHVYAPILTRNQPVVPTASISQRQLTTLSSGQYTAQSFVYPQVGPRNAQVISQINNPVMLPRYLAPLSSTDQFIHKLQNVVMSVNTPENEGNKEPMVRRRHSTSFTPTHQPNYVEQNVVYTPIWSRNIQSVKDATKETTVGNTDFVGSSSPSQTVPESSSLHSIPSSAPDRVDNTDSFRIRLPLKEPNTTGRRPSMPLLENENNDEHRDTNTVERNIEQQQDEIIDLTWLDDVSDTEIENVCLNIKVETKKEEVDEDDAELMVVGDTLDRSHKTTVYDDHICTCGKKAVFLCTKCKSVMYCSESCQLIHWPYHKASCSNEKWYH, encoded by the exons TTACTAAATTACATCGatggaaattattttcaacctccaattaatcaacaattcgcgccaaattttaatcactg GCCTAACAACAACTACCAGGCtagatacaaaaataatatggaTTACAATAATTTCGTTCGAGGTTCGGGGTTCTGTCAAAGGGGTAGGTACtggtcaaataaaagaaatcggTGGAAGCCTCGGCACCACTTGGATGATGTGTGGAATCCAAATTACGAGGATGATGAGGAAGTTGATCAAAACCA GTTTGGTCCCGCGGGCATAAACAAACTACAAAATAGGAGTCAATGGAGTAGTTCCGGGTCCAATTTTCGAGGAAGAGGGCGATCATTTCTACACAGTTTCTCAAGTCAGAGTTTTCAAAGAAGTACGCTGGATCTTGACAGGCGAGCACCTACCACTGATATAGAAGAACAAGTAGGTGTTATAGATGAAACTAACTCCGAAGACTCTATTAAAACAGATATAAATATGAAGAATGTTTCCATAGAAAAACAGATTTTGCCAGAAGTGCCAGAACCAATGGAAACTAGTTTTACAGAACACCCATTATCTAAGTGCAATAAACCCATTGGTGACAAGACTTGTGATAATGTTAAAGTAGATCAACCAACCCGGGAAAATCTGAATGAAAATAAGTTTACAAAAGATTCCAAaagtatcaataataatacttgtGAGAGTTTTTCTAGATGCTCGCAAAGTACCAGATATCAGATatctgaagaaaataaatatagcaatACGAAAATTTGTGATGTTACCAAAAAACACGACTTTGTTGATAATTCCAAAGAaaagttaaaagttaaaaattgtgaTCGTACTGAAAAAACAGACTCTTCAAAAACTTCTATCGACGATCATAAAAACCTTAAGACTGATACAATAAAAGCCAAAGATGatagtacaaaaaatttaaattcatataaagGTGATCCTAGACTGTCTAGtgccaataaaaacaaatatttttgtgacaaAATACCAATGCCAGGAAGTAAAAGTAATTCTAgtgaaaatttagatttacaaaataccataaaaatggTTGAAGACAATAAACGAAACAGAGATACAGAAAAAGGTTCATCGAAAGATTCcacactgaaaaataaaagtaacaacATTATAAAATCAGAATCAAAACATGGCGgaaataaacataaagaaATTGGTGAACAAAAGAAGTCCGATTTAGTTAtgaaaatggataaaaaagtaaaaaaacatcaatccAAACATATATTGAACAAAACAGAATCTGTTAACGAtaacgaaaaaaaatattcacattcaACGAAAGACAAACAACATAAACCAGAATCAGAAGCGTCACATGCCAATAATATAGGAAAACTGATATCTAAAGACAACATAGCTAAGCCGATTATAAAGTCTGATCATAAAGTCGATAAAaaagtagaatttaaaaaggaAAAGGTAAAAGATTTGAAAGTcgttataaaaagtattgatGTAAATACCgagaaagttaataaattagatacgACGGTTCATGTGTCTCAGGattcaaaaattgaacattccaaacaaaaaattgttcaaaccTCGAACAGAGAAAGTCTCACTGACAACTTTATTCAAGACAAAGAACAAACGGGATTGATTACGATTGAGAAAGATGAACGCTCTGAATGTGGTAAAAAGAGACCCTCAAGTACAAGTGATATATCCCATTTCTCTAAACGAAACAAAGTTTCACAACCGGAAAAACCAGAAGTTGTAGATGCTAAAAAATTCGTAGGTAGAATACCCATTAAACGACGGCTCAATATGGATGGTGATGatcaaaaattggaaattttgaaaaactctATAGATGAAGTTCATGTTAAGGTAGCAAGGTTACATGGGGAAGAAATTGAGAAACCTATGTCACTCGGGAATTACATTGGCACTATGTCGAAAAGGACATTTTGTGAACCTCCTCaactgaaaacaaaatttttgtctCCGCGGAAAGCTATGCATTTGTTTGGTCCAGATTATTTTGAAGATAGTGAAGATAAGAATCAGTGCAAAGATGCTGAAAAATCTTTGGAAACTAGTGCAAAGATATCAAAGCCTGAAGTCAACaagttaaatacattaaaaatgtcttCATTCAAAATTGACAAAGGTAATTCTGGGGAAAAGGGTAAAAAAGATAAACAAGATAAGAAAGAAATTACGCGAAGCTCAGCCGACAGAAAATCTACCTCTAAGGAGAGTAAACCTAATCCTGaagaaaacaataacaaatctaatgaaaaattattagagaAGAGGAAACGTGGCCGCCCGAAGAAACAAGTAATAGAAGACGACGTCAAGGAAGATCTGAGAGCAGAGATGGTTAAAATGCAACAACTATTGGATGATCAAGTTCAAGCAAGACGAAGAGTTGAAGCGCAACTTCATAAAGAACGAGAGGAGGCAAAAAAGAATAAACTGGAGGCTGAACGAAAAGAAGAGGAGAGAAAACGTACCTTAGAgaaacttctaatgaatacCGTATTTCCTACAGTTTCTGAAGTGTGTATTGAAGAAACAGTCAAAGATTTCGTAACACCAGATCCAGAGAAACATGTTGCTGTTGAATTGATTCATCCTCATCCTCAAGAAAGTTATTTCATTTCGGATCCACCAGATTTTCATGGGTCGCTTGTTAAAAGCCAACGAAAATTAGTTGTACCTAAGTTAGAAACCATAGATCTTTCCCATGATGACGACATTGTTAAGAAAGAAATCGATAAgataaaatctgaagaatGTGTAAAATCTGTTGAACCTTGCATCTTGTATAGAAGTGATGAATCAGGAAACGAAAATTTAGAGTGTTTGGTAACTTCCGACTTTGTCAATCCAAATTTAGTCTCATCGCCtcaagtttcaaaatttttgtcgCTGGTGGATCAGTTAGCTAATAATGCTACTGAAATTGCTTGTCTTCCGAATGAATCCCCTACAAATAATACCGTGGCAGATGAAAGTACTGAGAAATCGTCTGTAGATGTGGCACCAACAAATGAAATACAAGAACACAgagtcattaattataacagcATAGTCACACCTGAACCTTCACGTGCTATTGATATGACAGTGCCACAATTAAACGTTTTATCTGAATATAATTATGTGCCAAGTACTGTAAACCGTTCCACGAGCCAAATACAAGAGAATACTAGTTTGAATGTATCTTCTAAACAACAATTGCTGAGTGAAGCACGAGAATACAATAATGAGAGTTTGCCTTTGAGCCCACAATTTTcagatacaattaaaaatcctAATAATTTCGTACGCGTTGCTGAACTAAGATCGAATGACGCGGATCCTTTAGAAACAGGTCTTGAACATCTTTGTCTAAACAAGAGCATAACAAATGCGGTTCAACCTGATCATCTGTACAGTGCAGAATCACAGAAACTGAAACTTGGCAATAATTTGGGCAGAACTACTTTGAACGATCAACCAGCAATGCAACATGAAAACGAAAATGAAAAGGatctattatataataaaattggtgtTAGTATAGCCAATTTCTTATTCATAATGATGACAcaagaaaattcaaaaatattcatcttgaaaaaatctgaaaataaaaaattatgtgaatCAGTTAGTCGGTCTATGCACGCAACTTtggataatttaaatctacaaTTAGGTCAGGCAcctaatatacataatatcgTTATGGCCACACAGAAATCGTTGcagaaacaatttaatgttaaacggGAAAGTGTACCTCCtttaacaatttacattttcctTTACGATATGATTAAAAGTCTTCCAAACAACTTCGCCTGTAGCGATTGGACAAGATGTTTTCGAGAAACGTTAATTACTACAATGACGTGCATAACTCAACATTTGcatcttaaaaaaaatccacgagaaaacaaaaatagcaaTATTG GATTTACATCAAAACAAAGGAATACCCTTTTGAAAATGATTCATAAGTACAATGCGTCAGTTGAATtcgttagaagttttaataggAGGAGTAGATCAGTAATCAGAGCGCCAGTGCTGTCAACACAGGTGCAAAATAACATACAAACGACAGATATAAGACTCCAACAAACATCGGTCACATCCAACCATAATCCTAAAATGTCCAACATGCCACAATTTATGAATTCTGTAGTCGAAAATCAAACATTCTCGACTCAAAAGAAGGTGACGTCACCATTAACATTCCACAACTTTATTCCACCACCCGTTTATTCTTCACAATCAGCGATCACCAGAACCAACTCATTGACCAAATTGAACATGGTGCAAATGACCAAGTCTGCTGCGCTGGAAACACCACCATACAGCCCTGTTTCCCAATCGAATCCGTTAAGGTTGGAATTGCTTAGACGTAGACATTCGTCGTCCATATCCCCGAGCCAACCTCATACTCCTGAATATCAAGACCACGTTTACGCACCTATTCTAACTAGAAACCAACCTGTAGTGCCAACAGCTTCAATATCGCAAAGGCAATTAACGACGTTATCATCTGGACAATACACAGCGCAAAGTTTTGTTTACCCACAGGTTGGACCTAGAAATGCCCAGGTCATAAGTCAGATTAACAACCCGGTAATGTTGCCTAGATACCTAGCTCCCTTATCATCCACAGACCAATTCATtcacaaattacaaaatgtagTTATGTCTGTAAACACACCAGAAAATGAAGGCAACAAAGAACCCATGGTGCGCCGTAGACATTCAACGTCCTTCACACCTACACATCAGCCCAATTATGTGGAACAAAATGTTGTATACACGCCCATTTGGTCCCGAAATATCCAGTCGGTAAAGGACGCTACTAAAGAGACGACAGTGGGGAATACAGATTTCGTAGGATCCTCGTCACCAAGCCAGACTGTTCCCGAGTCATCAAGTTTGCACTCTATCCCGTCGTCTGCGCCCGATCGTGTAGACAATACTGACTCGTTCCGCATCCGTCTTCCACTCAAGGAGCCCAACACAACCGGCAGGCGACCATCAATGCCATTGTTGGAGAACGAAAACAACGATGAACACAGAGATACTAACACTGTAGAACGAAATATTGAGCAACAACAGgatgaaattattgatttgacTTGGTTGGATGATGTGTCTGACACCGAGATTGAGAATGTTTGCTTAAATATTAAGGTTGAAACCAAAAAAGAGGAAGTGGACGAGGACGATGCTGAGTTGATGGTTGTGGGGGATACCTTAGACAGAAGCCATAAAACG ACTGTTTACGATGATCATATCTGTACGTGTGGCAAAAAAGCTGTCTTCTTGTGTACCAAGTGCAAATCTGTAATGTATTGTAGCGAATCCTGCCAG TTAATCCATTGGCCATACCACAAGGCATCCTGTTCAAACGAGAAATGGTATCATTAA
- the LOC109604799 gene encoding uncharacterized protein LOC109604799 isoform X1 has translation MHEIRPLLNYIDGNYFQPPINQQFAPNFNHWPNNNYQARYKNNMDYNNFVRGSGFCQRGRYWSNKRNRWKPRHHLDDVWNPNYEDDEEVDQNQFGPAGINKLQNRSQWSSSGSNFRGRGRSFLHSFSSQSFQRSTLDLDRRAPTTDIEEQVGVIDETNSEDSIKTDINMKNVSIEKQILPEVPEPMETSFTEHPLSKCNKPIGDKTCDNVKVDQPTRENLNENKFTKDSKSINNNTCESFSRCSQSTRYQISEENKYSNTKICDVTKKHDFVDNSKEKLKVKNCDRTEKTDSSKTSIDDHKNLKTDTIKAKDDSTKNLNSYKGDPRLSSANKNKYFCDKIPMPGSKSNSSENLDLQNTIKMVEDNKRNRDTEKGSSKDSTLKNKSNNIIKSESKHGGNKHKEIGEQKKSDLVMKMDKKVKKHQSKHILNKTESVNDNEKKYSHSTKDKQHKPESEASHANNIGKLISKDNIAKPIIKSDHKVDKKVEFKKEKVKDLKVVIKSIDVNTEKVNKLDTTVHVSQDSKIEHSKQKIVQTSNRESLTDNFIQDKEQTGLITIEKDERSECGKKRPSSTSDISHFSKRNKVSQPEKPEVVDAKKFVGRIPIKRRLNMDGDDQKLEILKNSIDEVHVKVARLHGEEIEKPMSLGNYIGTMSKRTFCEPPQLKTKFLSPRKAMHLFGPDYFEDSEDKNQCKDAEKSLETSAKISKPEVNKLNTLKMSSFKIDKGNSGEKGKKDKQDKKEITRSSADRKSTSKESKPNPEENNNKSNEKLLEKRKRGRPKKQVIEDDVKEDLRAEMVKMQQLLDDQVQARRRVEAQLHKEREEAKKNKLEAERKEEERKRTLEKLLMNTVFPTVSEVCIEETVKDFVTPDPEKHVAVELIHPHPQESYFISDPPDFHGSLVKSQRKLVVPKLETIDLSHDDDIVKKEIDKIKSEECVKSVEPCILYRSDESGNENLECLVTSDFVNPNLVSSPQVSKFLSLVDQLANNATEIACLPNESPTNNTVADESTEKSSVDVAPTNEIQEHRVINYNSIVTPEPSRAIDMTVPQLNVLSEYNYVPSTVNRSTSQIQENTSLNVSSKQQLLSEAREYNNESLPLSPQFSDTIKNPNNFVRVAELRSNDADPLETGLEHLCLNKSITNAVQPDHLYSAESQKLKLGNNLGRTTLNDQPAMQHENENEKDLLYNKIGVSIANFLFIMMTQENSKIFILKKSENKKLCESVSRSMHATLDNLNLQLGQAPNIHNIVMATQKSLQKQFNVKRESVPPLTIYIFLYDMIKSLPNNFACSDWTRCFRETLITTMTCITQHLHLKKNPRENKNSNIGFTSKQRNTLLKMIHKYNASVEFVRSFNRRSRSVIRAPVLSTQVQNNIQTTDIRLQQTSVTSNHNPKMSNMPQFMNSVVENQTFSTQKKVTSPLTFHNFIPPPVYSSQSAITRTNSLTKLNMVQMTKSAALETPPYSPVSQSNPLRLELLRRRHSSSISPSQPHTPEYQDHVYAPILTRNQPVVPTASISQRQLTTLSSGQYTAQSFVYPQVGPRNAQVISQINNPVMLPRYLAPLSSTDQFIHKLQNVVMSVNTPENEGNKEPMVRRRHSTSFTPTHQPNYVEQNVVYTPIWSRNIQSVKDATKETTVGNTDFVGSSSPSQTVPESSSLHSIPSSAPDRVDNTDSFRIRLPLKEPNTTGRRPSMPLLENENNDEHRDTNTVERNIEQQQDEIIDLTWLDDVSDTEIENVCLNIKVETKKEEVDEDDAELMVVGDTLDRSHKTGTPSDSGFSSPEQTVYDDHICTCGKKAVFLCTKCKSVMYCSESCQLIHWPYHKASCSNEKWYH, from the exons TTACTAAATTACATCGatggaaattattttcaacctccaattaatcaacaattcgcgccaaattttaatcactg GCCTAACAACAACTACCAGGCtagatacaaaaataatatggaTTACAATAATTTCGTTCGAGGTTCGGGGTTCTGTCAAAGGGGTAGGTACtggtcaaataaaagaaatcggTGGAAGCCTCGGCACCACTTGGATGATGTGTGGAATCCAAATTACGAGGATGATGAGGAAGTTGATCAAAACCA GTTTGGTCCCGCGGGCATAAACAAACTACAAAATAGGAGTCAATGGAGTAGTTCCGGGTCCAATTTTCGAGGAAGAGGGCGATCATTTCTACACAGTTTCTCAAGTCAGAGTTTTCAAAGAAGTACGCTGGATCTTGACAGGCGAGCACCTACCACTGATATAGAAGAACAAGTAGGTGTTATAGATGAAACTAACTCCGAAGACTCTATTAAAACAGATATAAATATGAAGAATGTTTCCATAGAAAAACAGATTTTGCCAGAAGTGCCAGAACCAATGGAAACTAGTTTTACAGAACACCCATTATCTAAGTGCAATAAACCCATTGGTGACAAGACTTGTGATAATGTTAAAGTAGATCAACCAACCCGGGAAAATCTGAATGAAAATAAGTTTACAAAAGATTCCAAaagtatcaataataatacttgtGAGAGTTTTTCTAGATGCTCGCAAAGTACCAGATATCAGATatctgaagaaaataaatatagcaatACGAAAATTTGTGATGTTACCAAAAAACACGACTTTGTTGATAATTCCAAAGAaaagttaaaagttaaaaattgtgaTCGTACTGAAAAAACAGACTCTTCAAAAACTTCTATCGACGATCATAAAAACCTTAAGACTGATACAATAAAAGCCAAAGATGatagtacaaaaaatttaaattcatataaagGTGATCCTAGACTGTCTAGtgccaataaaaacaaatatttttgtgacaaAATACCAATGCCAGGAAGTAAAAGTAATTCTAgtgaaaatttagatttacaaaataccataaaaatggTTGAAGACAATAAACGAAACAGAGATACAGAAAAAGGTTCATCGAAAGATTCcacactgaaaaataaaagtaacaacATTATAAAATCAGAATCAAAACATGGCGgaaataaacataaagaaATTGGTGAACAAAAGAAGTCCGATTTAGTTAtgaaaatggataaaaaagtaaaaaaacatcaatccAAACATATATTGAACAAAACAGAATCTGTTAACGAtaacgaaaaaaaatattcacattcaACGAAAGACAAACAACATAAACCAGAATCAGAAGCGTCACATGCCAATAATATAGGAAAACTGATATCTAAAGACAACATAGCTAAGCCGATTATAAAGTCTGATCATAAAGTCGATAAAaaagtagaatttaaaaaggaAAAGGTAAAAGATTTGAAAGTcgttataaaaagtattgatGTAAATACCgagaaagttaataaattagatacgACGGTTCATGTGTCTCAGGattcaaaaattgaacattccaaacaaaaaattgttcaaaccTCGAACAGAGAAAGTCTCACTGACAACTTTATTCAAGACAAAGAACAAACGGGATTGATTACGATTGAGAAAGATGAACGCTCTGAATGTGGTAAAAAGAGACCCTCAAGTACAAGTGATATATCCCATTTCTCTAAACGAAACAAAGTTTCACAACCGGAAAAACCAGAAGTTGTAGATGCTAAAAAATTCGTAGGTAGAATACCCATTAAACGACGGCTCAATATGGATGGTGATGatcaaaaattggaaattttgaaaaactctATAGATGAAGTTCATGTTAAGGTAGCAAGGTTACATGGGGAAGAAATTGAGAAACCTATGTCACTCGGGAATTACATTGGCACTATGTCGAAAAGGACATTTTGTGAACCTCCTCaactgaaaacaaaatttttgtctCCGCGGAAAGCTATGCATTTGTTTGGTCCAGATTATTTTGAAGATAGTGAAGATAAGAATCAGTGCAAAGATGCTGAAAAATCTTTGGAAACTAGTGCAAAGATATCAAAGCCTGAAGTCAACaagttaaatacattaaaaatgtcttCATTCAAAATTGACAAAGGTAATTCTGGGGAAAAGGGTAAAAAAGATAAACAAGATAAGAAAGAAATTACGCGAAGCTCAGCCGACAGAAAATCTACCTCTAAGGAGAGTAAACCTAATCCTGaagaaaacaataacaaatctaatgaaaaattattagagaAGAGGAAACGTGGCCGCCCGAAGAAACAAGTAATAGAAGACGACGTCAAGGAAGATCTGAGAGCAGAGATGGTTAAAATGCAACAACTATTGGATGATCAAGTTCAAGCAAGACGAAGAGTTGAAGCGCAACTTCATAAAGAACGAGAGGAGGCAAAAAAGAATAAACTGGAGGCTGAACGAAAAGAAGAGGAGAGAAAACGTACCTTAGAgaaacttctaatgaatacCGTATTTCCTACAGTTTCTGAAGTGTGTATTGAAGAAACAGTCAAAGATTTCGTAACACCAGATCCAGAGAAACATGTTGCTGTTGAATTGATTCATCCTCATCCTCAAGAAAGTTATTTCATTTCGGATCCACCAGATTTTCATGGGTCGCTTGTTAAAAGCCAACGAAAATTAGTTGTACCTAAGTTAGAAACCATAGATCTTTCCCATGATGACGACATTGTTAAGAAAGAAATCGATAAgataaaatctgaagaatGTGTAAAATCTGTTGAACCTTGCATCTTGTATAGAAGTGATGAATCAGGAAACGAAAATTTAGAGTGTTTGGTAACTTCCGACTTTGTCAATCCAAATTTAGTCTCATCGCCtcaagtttcaaaatttttgtcgCTGGTGGATCAGTTAGCTAATAATGCTACTGAAATTGCTTGTCTTCCGAATGAATCCCCTACAAATAATACCGTGGCAGATGAAAGTACTGAGAAATCGTCTGTAGATGTGGCACCAACAAATGAAATACAAGAACACAgagtcattaattataacagcATAGTCACACCTGAACCTTCACGTGCTATTGATATGACAGTGCCACAATTAAACGTTTTATCTGAATATAATTATGTGCCAAGTACTGTAAACCGTTCCACGAGCCAAATACAAGAGAATACTAGTTTGAATGTATCTTCTAAACAACAATTGCTGAGTGAAGCACGAGAATACAATAATGAGAGTTTGCCTTTGAGCCCACAATTTTcagatacaattaaaaatcctAATAATTTCGTACGCGTTGCTGAACTAAGATCGAATGACGCGGATCCTTTAGAAACAGGTCTTGAACATCTTTGTCTAAACAAGAGCATAACAAATGCGGTTCAACCTGATCATCTGTACAGTGCAGAATCACAGAAACTGAAACTTGGCAATAATTTGGGCAGAACTACTTTGAACGATCAACCAGCAATGCAACATGAAAACGAAAATGAAAAGGatctattatataataaaattggtgtTAGTATAGCCAATTTCTTATTCATAATGATGACAcaagaaaattcaaaaatattcatcttgaaaaaatctgaaaataaaaaattatgtgaatCAGTTAGTCGGTCTATGCACGCAACTTtggataatttaaatctacaaTTAGGTCAGGCAcctaatatacataatatcgTTATGGCCACACAGAAATCGTTGcagaaacaatttaatgttaaacggGAAAGTGTACCTCCtttaacaatttacattttcctTTACGATATGATTAAAAGTCTTCCAAACAACTTCGCCTGTAGCGATTGGACAAGATGTTTTCGAGAAACGTTAATTACTACAATGACGTGCATAACTCAACATTTGcatcttaaaaaaaatccacgagaaaacaaaaatagcaaTATTG GATTTACATCAAAACAAAGGAATACCCTTTTGAAAATGATTCATAAGTACAATGCGTCAGTTGAATtcgttagaagttttaataggAGGAGTAGATCAGTAATCAGAGCGCCAGTGCTGTCAACACAGGTGCAAAATAACATACAAACGACAGATATAAGACTCCAACAAACATCGGTCACATCCAACCATAATCCTAAAATGTCCAACATGCCACAATTTATGAATTCTGTAGTCGAAAATCAAACATTCTCGACTCAAAAGAAGGTGACGTCACCATTAACATTCCACAACTTTATTCCACCACCCGTTTATTCTTCACAATCAGCGATCACCAGAACCAACTCATTGACCAAATTGAACATGGTGCAAATGACCAAGTCTGCTGCGCTGGAAACACCACCATACAGCCCTGTTTCCCAATCGAATCCGTTAAGGTTGGAATTGCTTAGACGTAGACATTCGTCGTCCATATCCCCGAGCCAACCTCATACTCCTGAATATCAAGACCACGTTTACGCACCTATTCTAACTAGAAACCAACCTGTAGTGCCAACAGCTTCAATATCGCAAAGGCAATTAACGACGTTATCATCTGGACAATACACAGCGCAAAGTTTTGTTTACCCACAGGTTGGACCTAGAAATGCCCAGGTCATAAGTCAGATTAACAACCCGGTAATGTTGCCTAGATACCTAGCTCCCTTATCATCCACAGACCAATTCATtcacaaattacaaaatgtagTTATGTCTGTAAACACACCAGAAAATGAAGGCAACAAAGAACCCATGGTGCGCCGTAGACATTCAACGTCCTTCACACCTACACATCAGCCCAATTATGTGGAACAAAATGTTGTATACACGCCCATTTGGTCCCGAAATATCCAGTCGGTAAAGGACGCTACTAAAGAGACGACAGTGGGGAATACAGATTTCGTAGGATCCTCGTCACCAAGCCAGACTGTTCCCGAGTCATCAAGTTTGCACTCTATCCCGTCGTCTGCGCCCGATCGTGTAGACAATACTGACTCGTTCCGCATCCGTCTTCCACTCAAGGAGCCCAACACAACCGGCAGGCGACCATCAATGCCATTGTTGGAGAACGAAAACAACGATGAACACAGAGATACTAACACTGTAGAACGAAATATTGAGCAACAACAGgatgaaattattgatttgacTTGGTTGGATGATGTGTCTGACACCGAGATTGAGAATGTTTGCTTAAATATTAAGGTTGAAACCAAAAAAGAGGAAGTGGACGAGGACGATGCTGAGTTGATGGTTGTGGGGGATACCTTAGACAGAAGCCATAAAACG GGTACACCATCAGATAGTGGTTTCTCTAGCCCCGAACAG ACTGTTTACGATGATCATATCTGTACGTGTGGCAAAAAAGCTGTCTTCTTGTGTACCAAGTGCAAATCTGTAATGTATTGTAGCGAATCCTGCCAG TTAATCCATTGGCCATACCACAAGGCATCCTGTTCAAACGAGAAATGGTATCATTAA